The region ATTAACTGCAGCTTCCTTAGGATGCTTTGCAGCAAGAGCAGCTGTGTAGGCAAACCTAGCTCTCTTGGTACAGCAGGATCAGCAAATGATGTAATGCACAGCAGTAGCTCCCTTCTGCTACATCCTCCCCTCCCATCTCTATTTCAGCCAACAGACAGGCAGGATAGGAATCTCCCTGTTGTGTAACATCTGCAGCACCTCCTAGTTGCCTcagctaatggggggggggggggagataagccGCAGACATGTTGGTTAGTTCACATTACTTCTTCACAGATTACCATACATGAACAGCTCCACATTCAAAGGCCACAGGAAGGATTCAAGTTTTCTGTGTTAGAAACTGAGTATGCAGGGTTTGTTGCAAACACAAATCCTACCATTTATAAACTAGGAAGCCACCTGGGATATCAGGTCAGTAGGGAGAGCCAAGTAAACTACAGAATTCCCAACCAGATTGCTGAAGATTCATCCTAAGACCTATTGATCTATTTGGGCAATAAACCTATTGGAGGCATTACAATTTAGCAGTTAGGACAGCTCTTGGATTGAGTCACCCTGAAAAAAAGGCAATAGATGGCCCTTCTGTTATGGAAGGTATCAAAACAGAACTCTTATTCCATTACTACCCAGGTGTTACCACTAGAATTTATGTGAGCATGGTGTGGTGAGTGAGCTGTTTCAGGCCAAGAGTCCAATTTGAGCTACCAGTTATGGAAGCTTTCTAGGTAAGTGGGGCAAATTTCTCCTAACCTACCTCCCATGGTGGCTGTGAAAATGGAGAAATGTTGTAAGCTTTCCTCGCTGAGAAAAAGGGTATAAACAAGAGTAACATGCATACTCATGCCATATCCATATAGCTGAATGTGCATGTATAAATAAGGCATTAGGTTACATGGTTTCACCTTGTTAAAAATCCCATAACTGGCTCTGCACCTTCACTCTTTGCAATACTGAACTCCATGGGAATACAGCAATTTAATCAGCCATTGCGGTTGCAGCCTAAGATGTTTTGGGCCTAGGGGAAAAGTGTCAACTGACCTAGTAACTCCAGGACCCCTGTAGTAATGTTTTCCCAAACAAAATCCAGTCCTGTAGCTGTTGCATAGTGTATGCAGCATGTTCATGTGTTTCAAATACTGCCAAAGACTGAATGGTCCCACTTTTGCAGACTTCCAAAAGGTCAAATCGTTATAGACACCCCAAATACTGCATGTTTGAAATCTGTTTTCCTGCTTGTGATACTGTTTGACTTTGGCAGAAAAGTCTGCAATAGCCTACTAATAATTGCACTGTATACTCTGAAATAGCAGGGGAAAATTCCATTTCAGGAGCACAGAAAGCATCCAAGGAGCTAGCAAAGGACAACTTGTCCATTATAAACCTTAAAAATGTTCATTTGTGGAGACTAAAAGGAACACACAATTGAGTCTGCTCATTTAAGCCACTCAAGTCCTGTAGCACAGATCAGGCCAGACATGACTGACCATGTTGAAAGCATGCACATTTTAATATACAAAATACTGCATCTACCAGTATGCAAAAGAACACTCAAGCAAGTGGAAATAAGTATGTCAGATCACTTCCCGAGTGAGATTTCTCTGGTGTAGGAGCCCATTAACTTTAATGCCTGAAAGGGGTGATCTGCTAGTCAGTGATACATTTCTTTGTGAATAAAAGGAAAAGTGTCAAGCCAGGACAGCTGAGCAAATGGAACCTGCTTTACTTGGCTACATATAGCTACCAGATTGTGTAGAGTaatggagattttaatgcagacAACTATGTAGACACAACCAAATCTTCAGTGCTAATACACATCATTTTGAAAATTTGTGTTGAAATAAGAATCTAACAAGCCAAGTTTCTTGTATCCTTTGCCcaaggcatcccccccccccccgacaaataattgtttttacaAATGTTGGCTACCTGTCAACACTTTTACTCTAATATACAGAAAGGCCTTCATTCGACACCTGGTTCTGGAGAACTGCTACCTTCTGCAGCCAAAGCAGGTACACTGCCACCAAGCTATAGCCTTTCCCCTAACAGGAAGAATGGAAGAACCTTCCCTAGAAGGATGACTTTCTAATAGATTTGAGTATCACCTAACACCTAGAACAAATTCCAAGACTGGCAACATTTTTGTAAATAAGGTATAATCAGACTACTTCTACAACTTGGCCCAGGGCAGAACATACCAAACTAGCATGTGGTTTAACTTGTTTTATTCATTTGCAAACAAACTTGTCTTCAGTCCAGCTGGACTTGTGAGGGAGCAGAAATTGAAACCCAATAAAAAAGCAGCAGTAAGTCAGGAGCACAAGGGTTACAGGGGACTAAAGCACTCCAGGTGGTGTGCTAACCCCAGCTACAGAAGGAATGGTTGATTGGTTAAGACAAAGGAATTTTATGACAGCTGCCCACAGTCAGAGATGGTGATCTTCTTGCTTGTCTTGCCGTTCCTGGATCCAAAGCGCTCCATTGCTTCCACAATGTTCATTCCATCTTTCACCTGGCCAAAGACCACATGTTTCCCATCCAGCCTAAAAGAAAACACACAGCTCATGCAATTTTTGATTCTCTTGTGAATTCTCTTGTCACCCCTCCCTGCATTAAGCCATTTCAAAGCCCATCTTCCATAAGGCTACCATTCAGTCAACACTCAGAAGGTTCCAGGCCAGATGCAGAAAATAACTAAATACTAGGAAGTGATGATTAAAGCTTGACTATAGAGTAATTTTAGGCAAAACATACCCTTACTGCATACATAAGGTATTCTATGACTAGACAGCAGGCATTTTGAGTAGAGGCATGGGTTCATTGACTACTTACCAGTCGGTCTTGGCTGTGCAAATAAAAAACTGGGACCCATTTGTATTGGGTCCAGCATTAGCCATAGACAAGATGCCAGGGCCTGTGTGCTTGAGGAGGAAGTTCTCATCAGCAAATTTCTCACCGTAAATAGATCTGCCACCTGTTCCATTATGGCGAGTAAAGTCACCACCCTGTAGAAAGGCAGAGCGGTATTTAGCTGAAGTACAATATTATGTTTTAacgttcaccactttggggaccTTGCATCAGGTAGCATGGctgcacagaaatgttttaaacaaagatAAAGGACCCACTTACTATAGGATCCTAGGGAAGAAGAGCAATGGCACGAGGACACTGGCCACGGCTATTTAACATACAGTAGTAATAATAAAATATGCTAACATTATAGATGGAAGTTTTTGACAACAAACTGCAAGATCACCTTATAAAAACACACATAGAACTGCTACATACCTGGCACATAAACCCCGGAATGATTCTGTGAAAGCAGGATCCTTTATAACCGAACCCCTGCTCTCCAGTGCTCAAGGCACGGAAGTTCTCTGAAATAAAAGCATTTGAGTATATGTTTTATGTGAgtttaaatatttgaaaaatataatttaaccaaacAAAACAGCAATTACGGAATCAAGACGTTTACAAACCTGCTGTCTTTGGAACTTTGTCTGCAAATAACTgcggggaaagaaaaaaaggaactgTTAGTGAAGTTTacatttgaacataagaacataagagaagccatgttagatcaggccaatggcccatccagtccaacactctgtcacacagtggcaaaaattttatatacacacacacacacacagtggctaatagccactgatggacctctgctccatatttttatctaaacccctcttgaaggtggccatgcttgtggccgccaccacctcctgtggcagtgaattccacatgttaatcaccctttgggtgaagaagtacttccttttatccattttaac is a window of Heteronotia binoei isolate CCM8104 ecotype False Entrance Well chromosome 12, APGP_CSIRO_Hbin_v1, whole genome shotgun sequence DNA encoding:
- the PPIA gene encoding peptidyl-prolyl cis-trans isomerase A — protein: MANPCVFFDVCADGDPLGRVTFELFADKVPKTAENFRALSTGEQGFGYKGSCFHRIIPGFMCQGGDFTRHNGTGGRSIYGEKFADENFLLKHTGPGILSMANAGPNTNGSQFFICTAKTDWLDGKHVVFGQVKDGMNIVEAMERFGSRNGKTSKKITISDCGQLS